The following are encoded together in the Lathyrus oleraceus cultivar Zhongwan6 chromosome 3, CAAS_Psat_ZW6_1.0, whole genome shotgun sequence genome:
- the LOC127130343 gene encoding protein FAR1-RELATED SEQUENCE 5-like: protein MDNYRDSVVVDLNNIHYTYSYDVEYSCDEEVNDVVLSLGKAMLCEEGLKVVKWLRVHYKSKKGKYVVSIFEETRNHELTLSKFVHLHPIYRQIFEVDKAQINGLQSHGIKTCHITGYMVAEKGRYNDEGFRKKDLYNYSDKKTCAIIKNGDVIVVLNHLNVKSSVDPMLYVEYSVNSNGRFKSLFWTDDTSISDYLCFGDVVVLDTTYKKNKYNYLLVTFSWCNHHSQTVIFGVALVLDETTKTYKWLLRCLLECMKNKYPKTMITDGYWAMRESTKHFFPDAAHRLCAWHLSTNAGEI, encoded by the exons ATGGATAACTACAGAGATTCTGTTGTGGTTGATTTGAACAATATTCATTACACATATTCATATGATGTTGAATATAGTTGTGATGAAGAAGTTAATGATGTT GTTTTGTCATTGGGAAAAGCGATGTTATGCGAAGAGGGTTTGAAGGTAGTGAAATG GCTTCGCGTGCATTACAAATCCAAAAAGGGAAAATATGTTGTGTCAATTTTCGAAGAGACTCGTAACCATGAATTAACCCTGTCAAAATTTGTGCATTTACACCCTATTTATCGTCAAATATTTGAAGTAGATAAAGCTCAAATTAATGGTCTTCAGTCACATGGAATCAAAACATGTCATATAACGGGATACATGGTTGCTGAAAAGGGTCGATATAATGATGAAGGTTTTAGAAAGAAAGATTTGTACAATTATTCTGATAAAAAAACGTGTGCTATTATTAAAAATGGtgatgttattgttgttttaAATCATCTCAACGTGAAATCATCCGTGGATCCTATGTTATATGTAGAATATTCAGTCAACAGTAATGGAAGATTTAAATCACTTTTTTGGACAGACGACACTAGTATATCAGACTATTTATGTTTTGGCGATGTTGTTGTGCTTGACACAACTTACAAGAAGAACAAATACAATTATTTATTGGTTACATTCTCTTGGTGCAACCATCACTCACAGACTGTTATATTCGGTGTTGCATTGGTGTTAGATGAAACGACAAAGACGTATAAGTGGTTGTTGAGGTGTCTCTTAGAGTGCATGAAAAATAAATATCCAAAAACAATGATAACAGATGGATATTGGGCTATGAGGGAGTCTACGAAACATTTTTTTCCTGATGCGGCCCATCGGTTATGTGCTTGGCATTTGAGCACAAATGCAGGTGAAATATAA